A segment of the Aureliella helgolandensis genome:
TCTTTTTGGCAGTTGGCTTTTATCGCCCGCACACCCCTTATGTAGCTCCCCGTGATCCCTATTTCGGTTTTTATCCGAAGGACAAGATGCCCCTGATCCAGAATGTGTCTGAAGACCAAAAGGACATTCCCGCTGCGGGATTAGCGAGCTACAAGAGGGAGCAGGACAAGCTCACAGACGCGTTGCGACGGGAATGCTTACAAGCCTACTACGCAAGCATCAGTTTTATGGACGCACAAGTTGGAGCGGTAGTGGATTCGTTGGACCGTTTAGGTCTGTCCGACAACACCATCATTGTTTTTACGAGTGACCACGGCTACCACATGGGAGAACATGGCTTGTGGCAAAAAATGAGTCTATTTGAGCAGAGTAGTCGCGTGCCAATGCTGATCGTTGCTCCGGGGGCAAAGGCCAATGGAAGCATCGTTAAGACCCCGGTTTCCCACGTGGACCTATTTCCCACATTGGCCGAGCTGTGTCAGGTGAAGGCCCCCGCCAATCTTCAGGGGCAGAGCCTAGTTCCAATGCTCGAAGATGCCTCCACGATTGGTCGCGGTTGGTCCCTGACCCAAGTAAAACGGGGAGGTACTCGTAAGCAAGGTGCGAGAACGCCCTCCTTCTTTGGATACAGTTTGCGCACCGAACGTTGGCGATATACCGAGTGGGATTCCGGTGAACAGGGGACGGAGTTGTACGACCACCATGCCGATCCACAAGAATTGCACAACCTAGCGTCCTTGCCTGAACACGCTGCTACGCTTCAGCAGTTGTCGCAGCAGCTCGAAAATGCCGTTGCGACTACGTTTCCTGAATCGGGTGTTACTCCCGCGGTCAGGCCCGTTACCTGGGCTCCCAACCTCACGGACCCCTAGTCGGCGAGCGAGGCCCTACTTGGGCAATTGTGGGAAGCGACGTTGCTCACCCTGCTTATCTACGAGCGGATAGGCA
Coding sequences within it:
- a CDS encoding sulfatase, translated to MSLYRFSQCSLYHVSLVVFAFVWAGIASGQQSERPNVLFIISDDLNNFQGCYGDPLARTPNIDRLAERGVLFDRSYCTYPLCGPSRNSLLTGLYPNSTGILQNSQIFRQTIPQQLSLPQAFRLDGYFAARIGKLYHYNVPKSIGTNGHDDPGSWELELNPAGVDRLEEEAEITTLTPGQFGGTLSWYASPKSDEHHTDGLLAADANWVLQRCAKQSRPFFLAVGFYRPHTPYVAPRDPYFGFYPKDKMPLIQNVSEDQKDIPAAGLASYKREQDKLTDALRRECLQAYYASISFMDAQVGAVVDSLDRLGLSDNTIIVFTSDHGYHMGEHGLWQKMSLFEQSSRVPMLIVAPGAKANGSIVKTPVSHVDLFPTLAELCQVKAPANLQGQSLVPMLEDASTIGRGWSLTQVKRGGTRKQGARTPSFFGYSLRTERWRYTEWDSGEQGTELYDHHADPQELHNLASLPEHAATLQQLSQQLENAVATTFPESGVTPAVRPVTWAPNLTDP